From Mus musculus strain C57BL/6J chromosome 8, GRCm38.p6 C57BL/6J, a single genomic window includes:
- the Adgrl1 gene encoding adhesion G protein-coupled receptor L1 isoform X5: MARLAAALWSLCVTTVLVTSATQGLSRAGLPFGLMRRELACEGYPIELRCPGSDVIMVENANYGRTDDKICDADPFQMENVQCYLPDAFKIMSQRCNNRTQCVVVAGSDAFPDPCPGTYKYLEVQYDCVPYKVEQKVFVCPGTLQKVLEPTSTHESEHQSGAWCKDPLQAGDRIYVMPWIPYRTDTLTEYASWEDYVAARHTTTYRLPNRVDGTGFVVYDGAVFYNKERTRNIVKYDLRTRIKSGETVINTANYHDTSPYRWGGKTDIDLAVDENGLWVIYATEGNNGRLVVSQLNPYTLRFEGTWETGYDKRSASNAFMVCGVLYVLRSVYVDDDSEAAGNRVDYAFNTNANREEPVSLAFPNPYQFVSSVDYNPRDNQLYVWNNYFVVRYSLEFGPPDPSAGPATSPPLSTTTTARPTPLTSTASPAATTPLRRAPLTTHPVGAINQLGPDLPPATAPAPSTRRPPAPNLHVSPELFCEPREVRRVQWPATQQGMLVERPCPKGTRGIASFQCLPALGLWNPRGPDLSNCTSPWVNQVAQKIKSGENAANIASELARHTRGSIYAGDVSSSVKLMEQLLDILDAQLQALRPIERESAGKNYNKMHKRERTCKDYIKAVVETVDNLLRPEALESWKDMNATEQVHTATMLLDVLEEGAFLLADNVREPARFLAAKQNVVLEVTVLNTEGQVQELVFPQEYPSENSIQLSANTIKQNSRNGVVKVVFILYNNLGLFLSTENATVKLAGEAGTGGPGGASLVVNSQVIAASINKESSRVFLMDPVIFTVAHLEAKNHFNANCSFWNYSERSMLGYWSTQGCRLVESNKTHTTCACSHLTNFAVLMAHREIYQGRINELLLSVITWVGIVISLVCLAICISTFCFLRGLQTDRNTIHKNLCINLFLAELLFLVGIDKTQYEVACPIFAGLLHYFFLAAFSWLCLEGVHLYLLLVEVFESEYSRTKYYYLGGYCFPALVVGIAAAIDYRSYGTEKACWLRVDNYFIWSFIGPVSFVIVVNLVFLMVTLHKMIRSSSVLKPDSSRLDNIKSWALGAIALLFLLGLTWAFGLLFINKESVVMAYLFTTFNAFQGVFIFVFHCALQKKVHKEYSKCLRHSYCCIRSPPGGTHGSLKTSAMRSNTRYYTGTQSRIRRMWNDTVRKQTESSFMAGDINSTPTLNRGTMGNHLLTNPVLQPRGGTSPYNTLIAESVGFNPSSPPVFNSPGSYREPKHPLGGREACGMDTLPLNGNFNNSYSLRSGDFPPGDGGPEPPRGRNLADAAAFEKMIISELVHNNLRGASGGAKGPPPEPPVPPVPGVSEDEAGGPGSADRAEIELLYKALEEPLLLPRAQSVLYQSDLDESESCTAEDGATSRPLSSPPGRDSLYASGANLRDSPSYPDSSPEGPNEALPPPPPAPPGPPEIYYTSRPPALVARNPLQGYYQVRRPSHEGYLAAPSLEGPGPDGDGQMQLVTSL; encoded by the exons AAGTGGAGCAGAAAG TCTTCGTGTGCCCAGGGACCCTGCAGAAGGTGCTGGAGCCCACCTCTACACATGAGTCAGAGCATCAGTCTGGTGCATGGTGCAAGGACCCGCTGCAGGCAGGTGACCGTATCTACGTTATGCCCTGGATCCCCTACCGCACGGACACATTGACTGAATATGCCTCATGGGAGGACTATGTAGCCGCACGCCACACCACCACGTACAGACTGCCCAACCGTGTAGATGGCACTGGCTTTGTGGTCTACGATGGCGCAGTCTTCTACAACAAGGAGCGCACTCGCAACATTGTCAAATATGACCTGCGGACCCGCATCAAGAGCGGGGAAACTGTCATAAACACAGCCAACTACCACGATACCTCACCTTACCGCTGGGGAGGTAAAACCGACATTGACCTGGCAGTAGATGAGAACGGACTGTGGGTCATCTATGCAACTGAGGGCAACAATGGGCGCTTGGTGGTAAGCCAGCTCAACCCCTACACGTTGCGTTTTGAGGGCACTTGGGAAACAGGCTATGACAAGCGCTCGGCCTCCAATGCCTTCATGGTGTGCGGCGTCCTCTATGTGCTGCGTTCTGTCTATGTGGACGATGATAGCGAGGCCGCAGGCAACCGCGTGGACTATGCCTTCAACACCAATGCGAACCGTGAGGAGCCCGTCAGTCTGGCCTTCCCCAACCCCTACCAGTTCGTATCTTCTGTTGACTACAACCCCCGGGACAACCAGCTCTATGTATGGAACAACTACTTTGTTGTGCGCTATAGCCTGGAGTTTGGACCCCCAGATCCCAGTGCTG GCCCAGCCACTTCCCCGCCTCTCAGTACCACCACCACAGCCCGGCCCACACCCCTCACCAGCACAGCCTCGCCTGCAGCCACCACTCCACTCCGCCGGGCACCCCTCACCACACACCCAGTGGGTGCCATCAACCAGCTGGGACCTGACCTGCCTCCAGCCACAGCTCCAGCACCCAGTACCCGAAGGCCTCCAGCCCCCAATCTGCATGTGTCCCCTGAGCTCTTCTGTGAACCCAGAGAGGTCCGGCGGGTCCAGTGGCCAGCTACCCAACAGGGTATGCTGGTGGAGAGACCTTGCCCCAAGGGAACTCGAG GAATTGCCTCATTCCAGTGCCTCCCAGCTCTGGGGCTCTGGAATCCTCGGGGCCCTGACCTCAGCAACTGCACTTCTCCCTGGGTCAACCAAGTAGCCCAGAAG ATCAAGAGTGGAGAGAATGCGGCCAACATTGCCAGTGAGCTGGCCCGCCACACACGGGGCTCTATCTATGCTGGGGACGTGTCCTCCTCAGTGAAGCTGATGGAACAACTGCTAGATATCCTGGATGCCCAGCTCCAGGCCCTACGGCCCATTGAACGAGAGTCAGCCGGCAAGAACTACAATAAG aTGCACAAGCGAGAGAGAACCTGCAAGGACTACATCAAG GCTGTGGTGGAGACAGTGGATAACCTGCTTCGGCCGGAGGCGCTTGAGTCATGGAAAGACATGAATGCCACCGAACAGGTTCATACAGCCACCATGCTTCTAGATGTCCTGGAGGAGGGTGCCTTCCTGCTGGCTGACAATGTCAGAGAACCTGCTCGCTTCTTGGCTGCCAAGCAGAACGTGG TCCTGGAGGTAACTGTGCTGAACACGGAGGGCCAAGTGCAGGAGTTGGTGTTCCCCCAAGAGTATCCCAGTGAGAACTCCATTCAGCTCTCCGCCAACACCATCAAGCAGAACAGCCGCAACG GTGTGGTGAAAGTTGTCTTCATTCTCTACAACAACCTGGGCCTCTTCTTGTCCACGGAGAATGCCACAGTGAAGCTGGCAGGTGAGGCAGGGACAGGTGGCCCTGGAGGTGCCTCCCTGGTGGTCAACTCACAGGTCATCGCAGCATCTATCAATAAGGAGTCTAGCCGCGTCTTCCTCATGGACCCTGTCATCTTTACTGTAGCCCACTTGGAG GCCAAGAACCACTTCAATGCAAACTGCTCCTTCTGGAACTACTCAGAGCGCTCCATGCTGGGCTACTGGTCAACCCAGGGCTGCCGATTGGTGGAGTCCAATAAGACCCATACCACATGTGCCTGCAGCCACCTCACCAACTTCGCAGTGCTCATGGCTCACCGAGAGATC TACCAAGGCCGTATTAATGAGCTGCTGCTGTCAGTCATCACCTGGGTTGGTATTGTCATCTCCCTGGTCTGTCTGGCTATCTGCATCtccaccttctgcttcctgcgGGGCTTGCAGACTGACCGCAACACCATCCACAAGAATCTGTGCATCAACCTCTTCCTTGCGGAGCTGCTCTTCCTGGTTGGAATAGATAAAACTCAGTATGAG GTCGCCTGCCCTATCTTTGCGGGACTGCTGCACTACTTCTTCCTGGCCGCCTTCTCCTGGCTGTGCCTGGAGGGCGTGCACCTCTACCTGTTGCTGGTGGAGGTGTTCGAGAGCGAGTATTCACGCACCAAGTACTATTACCTAGGTGGCTACTGCTTCCCAGCCCTGGTGGTCGGCATCGCAGCAGCCATTGACTACCGAAGCTACGGCACTGAAAAGGC CTGCTGGCTGAGGGTGGATAACTACTTCATCTGGAGCTTCATTGGGCCCGTCTCGTTTGTCATTGTG GTGAACCTGGTGTTCCTCATGGTGACCCTGCACAAGATGATCCGAAGCTCATCAGTGCTCAAGCCTGACTCTAGTCGCCTTGACAACATCAA GTCCTGGGCGCTGGGTGCCATTGCACTGCTCTTCCTGCTGGGCCTCACCTGGGCTTTCGGCCTCCTCTTCATCAACAAAGAGTCAGTAGTCATGGCCTATCTCTTCACTACCTTCAACGCCTTCCAGGGGGTCTTCATCTTTGTCTTTCACTGCGCCTTACAGAAAAAG GTGCACAAGGAGTACAGCAAGTGCCTGCGTCACTCCTACTGCTGCATCCGCTCCCCACCTGGGGGCACTCACGGCTCCCTTAAGACCTCAGCCATGCGAAGTAACACCCGATACTACACAGGGACCCAG AGCCGAATCCGGAGGATGTGGAATGACACCGTGAGGAAGCAGACAGAGTCCTCCTTTATGGCAGGTGACATCAACAGCACCCCCACCCTGAACCGAG GTACCATGGGGAACCACCTACTGACCAACCCCGTGCTACAGCCTCGTGGGGGCACTAGCCCATACAATACACTCATTGCAGAGTCCGTGGGCTTCAATCCCTCCTCGCCCCCAGTCTTCAACTCCCCAG GAAGCTACAGGGAACCCA AGCACCCCTTGGGAGGCCGGGAAGCCTGTGGCATGGACACCCTGCCACTTAACGGCAACTTCAACAACAGCTACTCCTTGCGAAGCGGTGATTTCCCTCCAGGGGATGGGGGTCCCGAGCCACCCCGAGGCCGGAACCTGGCAGATGCTGCCGCCTTTGAGAAGATGATCATCTCAGAGCTGGTGCACAACAACCTGCGAGGGGCCAGTGGGGGTGCCAAAGGGCCTCCACCAGAGCCACCTGTGCCACCTGTGCCAGGGGTCAGTGAGGACGAGGCCGGTGGACCAGGGAGTGCTGACCGGGCAGAGATTGAACTTCTCTACAAGGCCCTGGAGGAGCCGCTGCTGCTGCCCCGGGCCCAGTCGGTGCTGTACCAGAGTGATCTGGATGAGTCGGAGAGCTGTACGGCAGAGGATGGGGCCACCAGCcggcccctctcctcccctcccggCCGGGACTCCCTCTATGCCAGCGGGGCCAACCTGCGGGACTCGCCCTCCTACCCGGACAGCAGCCCGGAAGGGCCTAATGAggccctgcccccgcccccacctgctccccctgGGCCCCCAGAAATCTACTACACCTCTCGCCCGCCGGCCCTGGTGGCTCGGAATCCCCTACAGGGCTACTACCAGGTGCGGCGGCCCAGCCATGAAGGCTACCTGGCAGCCCCCAGCCTCGAGGGGCCAGGGCCCGATGGGGACGGGCAAATGCAGTTGGTCACTAGTCTCTGA
- the Adgrl1 gene encoding adhesion G protein-coupled receptor L1 isoform X14, which produces MARLAAALWSLCVTTVLVTSATQGLSRAGLPFGLMRRELACEGYPIELRCPGSDVIMVENANYGRTDDKICDADPFQMENVQCYLPDAFKIMSQRCNNRTQCVVVAGSDAFPDPCPGTYKYLEVQYDCVPYMEQKVFVCPGTLQKVLEPTSTHESEHQSGAWCKDPLQAGDRIYVMPWIPYRTDTLTEYASWEDYVAARHTTTYRLPNRVDGTGFVVYDGAVFYNKERTRNIVKYDLRTRIKSGETVINTANYHDTSPYRWGGKTDIDLAVDENGLWVIYATEGNNGRLVVSQLNPYTLRFEGTWETGYDKRSASNAFMVCGVLYVLRSVYVDDDSEAAGNRVDYAFNTNANREEPVSLAFPNPYQFVSSVDYNPRDNQLYVWNNYFVVRYSLEFGPPDPSAGPATSPPLSTTTTARPTPLTSTASPAATTPLRRAPLTTHPVGAINQLGPDLPPATAPAPSTRRPPAPNLHVSPELFCEPREVRRVQWPATQQGMLVERPCPKGTRGIASFQCLPALGLWNPRGPDLSNCTSPWVNQVAQKIKSGENAANIASELARHTRGSIYAGDVSSSVKLMEQLLDILDAQLQALRPIERESAGKNYNKMHKRERTCKDYIKAVVETVDNLLRPEALESWKDMNATEQVHTATMLLDVLEEGAFLLADNVREPARFLAAKQNVVLEVTVLNTEGQVQELVFPQEYPSENSIQLSANTIKQNSRNGVVKVVFILYNNLGLFLSTENATVKLAGEAGTGGPGGASLVVNSQVIAASINKESSRVFLMDPVIFTVAHLEAKNHFNANCSFWNYSERSMLGYWSTQGCRLVESNKTHTTCACSHLTNFAVLMAHREIYQGRINELLLSVITWVGIVISLVCLAICISTFCFLRGLQTDRNTIHKNLCINLFLAELLFLVGIDKTQYEVACPIFAGLLHYFFLAAFSWLCLEGVHLYLLLVEVFESEYSRTKYYYLGGYCFPALVVGIAAAIDYRSYGTEKACWLRVDNYFIWSFIGPVSFVIVVNLVFLMVTLHKMIRSSSVLKPDSSRLDNIKSWALGAIALLFLLGLTWAFGLLFINKESVVMAYLFTTFNAFQGVFIFVFHCALQKKVHKEYSKCLRHSYCCIRSPPGGTHGSLKTSAMRSNTRYYTGTQSRIRRMWNDTVRKQTESSFMAGDINSTPTLNRGTMGNHLLTNPVLQPRGGTSPYNTLIAESVGFNPSSPPVFNSPEHPLGGREACGMDTLPLNGNFNNSYSLRSGDFPPGDGGPEPPRGRNLADAAAFEKMIISELVHNNLRGASGGAKGPPPEPPVPPVPGVSEDEAGGPGSADRAEIELLYKALEEPLLLPRAQSVLYQSDLDESESCTAEDGATSRPLSSPPGRDSLYASGANLRDSPSYPDSSPEGPNEALPPPPPAPPGPPEIYYTSRPPALVARNPLQGYYQVRRPSHEGYLAAPSLEGPGPDGDGQMQLVTSL; this is translated from the exons TGGAGCAGAAAG TCTTCGTGTGCCCAGGGACCCTGCAGAAGGTGCTGGAGCCCACCTCTACACATGAGTCAGAGCATCAGTCTGGTGCATGGTGCAAGGACCCGCTGCAGGCAGGTGACCGTATCTACGTTATGCCCTGGATCCCCTACCGCACGGACACATTGACTGAATATGCCTCATGGGAGGACTATGTAGCCGCACGCCACACCACCACGTACAGACTGCCCAACCGTGTAGATGGCACTGGCTTTGTGGTCTACGATGGCGCAGTCTTCTACAACAAGGAGCGCACTCGCAACATTGTCAAATATGACCTGCGGACCCGCATCAAGAGCGGGGAAACTGTCATAAACACAGCCAACTACCACGATACCTCACCTTACCGCTGGGGAGGTAAAACCGACATTGACCTGGCAGTAGATGAGAACGGACTGTGGGTCATCTATGCAACTGAGGGCAACAATGGGCGCTTGGTGGTAAGCCAGCTCAACCCCTACACGTTGCGTTTTGAGGGCACTTGGGAAACAGGCTATGACAAGCGCTCGGCCTCCAATGCCTTCATGGTGTGCGGCGTCCTCTATGTGCTGCGTTCTGTCTATGTGGACGATGATAGCGAGGCCGCAGGCAACCGCGTGGACTATGCCTTCAACACCAATGCGAACCGTGAGGAGCCCGTCAGTCTGGCCTTCCCCAACCCCTACCAGTTCGTATCTTCTGTTGACTACAACCCCCGGGACAACCAGCTCTATGTATGGAACAACTACTTTGTTGTGCGCTATAGCCTGGAGTTTGGACCCCCAGATCCCAGTGCTG GCCCAGCCACTTCCCCGCCTCTCAGTACCACCACCACAGCCCGGCCCACACCCCTCACCAGCACAGCCTCGCCTGCAGCCACCACTCCACTCCGCCGGGCACCCCTCACCACACACCCAGTGGGTGCCATCAACCAGCTGGGACCTGACCTGCCTCCAGCCACAGCTCCAGCACCCAGTACCCGAAGGCCTCCAGCCCCCAATCTGCATGTGTCCCCTGAGCTCTTCTGTGAACCCAGAGAGGTCCGGCGGGTCCAGTGGCCAGCTACCCAACAGGGTATGCTGGTGGAGAGACCTTGCCCCAAGGGAACTCGAG GAATTGCCTCATTCCAGTGCCTCCCAGCTCTGGGGCTCTGGAATCCTCGGGGCCCTGACCTCAGCAACTGCACTTCTCCCTGGGTCAACCAAGTAGCCCAGAAG ATCAAGAGTGGAGAGAATGCGGCCAACATTGCCAGTGAGCTGGCCCGCCACACACGGGGCTCTATCTATGCTGGGGACGTGTCCTCCTCAGTGAAGCTGATGGAACAACTGCTAGATATCCTGGATGCCCAGCTCCAGGCCCTACGGCCCATTGAACGAGAGTCAGCCGGCAAGAACTACAATAAG aTGCACAAGCGAGAGAGAACCTGCAAGGACTACATCAAG GCTGTGGTGGAGACAGTGGATAACCTGCTTCGGCCGGAGGCGCTTGAGTCATGGAAAGACATGAATGCCACCGAACAGGTTCATACAGCCACCATGCTTCTAGATGTCCTGGAGGAGGGTGCCTTCCTGCTGGCTGACAATGTCAGAGAACCTGCTCGCTTCTTGGCTGCCAAGCAGAACGTGG TCCTGGAGGTAACTGTGCTGAACACGGAGGGCCAAGTGCAGGAGTTGGTGTTCCCCCAAGAGTATCCCAGTGAGAACTCCATTCAGCTCTCCGCCAACACCATCAAGCAGAACAGCCGCAACG GTGTGGTGAAAGTTGTCTTCATTCTCTACAACAACCTGGGCCTCTTCTTGTCCACGGAGAATGCCACAGTGAAGCTGGCAGGTGAGGCAGGGACAGGTGGCCCTGGAGGTGCCTCCCTGGTGGTCAACTCACAGGTCATCGCAGCATCTATCAATAAGGAGTCTAGCCGCGTCTTCCTCATGGACCCTGTCATCTTTACTGTAGCCCACTTGGAG GCCAAGAACCACTTCAATGCAAACTGCTCCTTCTGGAACTACTCAGAGCGCTCCATGCTGGGCTACTGGTCAACCCAGGGCTGCCGATTGGTGGAGTCCAATAAGACCCATACCACATGTGCCTGCAGCCACCTCACCAACTTCGCAGTGCTCATGGCTCACCGAGAGATC TACCAAGGCCGTATTAATGAGCTGCTGCTGTCAGTCATCACCTGGGTTGGTATTGTCATCTCCCTGGTCTGTCTGGCTATCTGCATCtccaccttctgcttcctgcgGGGCTTGCAGACTGACCGCAACACCATCCACAAGAATCTGTGCATCAACCTCTTCCTTGCGGAGCTGCTCTTCCTGGTTGGAATAGATAAAACTCAGTATGAG GTCGCCTGCCCTATCTTTGCGGGACTGCTGCACTACTTCTTCCTGGCCGCCTTCTCCTGGCTGTGCCTGGAGGGCGTGCACCTCTACCTGTTGCTGGTGGAGGTGTTCGAGAGCGAGTATTCACGCACCAAGTACTATTACCTAGGTGGCTACTGCTTCCCAGCCCTGGTGGTCGGCATCGCAGCAGCCATTGACTACCGAAGCTACGGCACTGAAAAGGC CTGCTGGCTGAGGGTGGATAACTACTTCATCTGGAGCTTCATTGGGCCCGTCTCGTTTGTCATTGTG GTGAACCTGGTGTTCCTCATGGTGACCCTGCACAAGATGATCCGAAGCTCATCAGTGCTCAAGCCTGACTCTAGTCGCCTTGACAACATCAA GTCCTGGGCGCTGGGTGCCATTGCACTGCTCTTCCTGCTGGGCCTCACCTGGGCTTTCGGCCTCCTCTTCATCAACAAAGAGTCAGTAGTCATGGCCTATCTCTTCACTACCTTCAACGCCTTCCAGGGGGTCTTCATCTTTGTCTTTCACTGCGCCTTACAGAAAAAG GTGCACAAGGAGTACAGCAAGTGCCTGCGTCACTCCTACTGCTGCATCCGCTCCCCACCTGGGGGCACTCACGGCTCCCTTAAGACCTCAGCCATGCGAAGTAACACCCGATACTACACAGGGACCCAG AGCCGAATCCGGAGGATGTGGAATGACACCGTGAGGAAGCAGACAGAGTCCTCCTTTATGGCAGGTGACATCAACAGCACCCCCACCCTGAACCGAG GTACCATGGGGAACCACCTACTGACCAACCCCGTGCTACAGCCTCGTGGGGGCACTAGCCCATACAATACACTCATTGCAGAGTCCGTGGGCTTCAATCCCTCCTCGCCCCCAGTCTTCAACTCCCCAG AGCACCCCTTGGGAGGCCGGGAAGCCTGTGGCATGGACACCCTGCCACTTAACGGCAACTTCAACAACAGCTACTCCTTGCGAAGCGGTGATTTCCCTCCAGGGGATGGGGGTCCCGAGCCACCCCGAGGCCGGAACCTGGCAGATGCTGCCGCCTTTGAGAAGATGATCATCTCAGAGCTGGTGCACAACAACCTGCGAGGGGCCAGTGGGGGTGCCAAAGGGCCTCCACCAGAGCCACCTGTGCCACCTGTGCCAGGGGTCAGTGAGGACGAGGCCGGTGGACCAGGGAGTGCTGACCGGGCAGAGATTGAACTTCTCTACAAGGCCCTGGAGGAGCCGCTGCTGCTGCCCCGGGCCCAGTCGGTGCTGTACCAGAGTGATCTGGATGAGTCGGAGAGCTGTACGGCAGAGGATGGGGCCACCAGCcggcccctctcctcccctcccggCCGGGACTCCCTCTATGCCAGCGGGGCCAACCTGCGGGACTCGCCCTCCTACCCGGACAGCAGCCCGGAAGGGCCTAATGAggccctgcccccgcccccacctgctccccctgGGCCCCCAGAAATCTACTACACCTCTCGCCCGCCGGCCCTGGTGGCTCGGAATCCCCTACAGGGCTACTACCAGGTGCGGCGGCCCAGCCATGAAGGCTACCTGGCAGCCCCCAGCCTCGAGGGGCCAGGGCCCGATGGGGACGGGCAAATGCAGTTGGTCACTAGTCTCTGA